In the genome of Pseudobacteriovorax antillogorgiicola, one region contains:
- a CDS encoding AMP-dependent synthetase/ligase, with product MVATASQNIPNEVEIEYQNLVEMQERSCVRWGKKTMFGTKRDGEWVWINFDDFAELVKHVRGGLQALNIEPGDKVGIISRNCVEWAVVCYASLGLGAAIVPMYESQSSADWEYIINHSGVKVVFTQNSVIFDVIEKAKSKLPHVKGLVNMTGSVQDKRSFIHLLESGKSSPVESYAGALEDLALVIYTSGTTDKPKGVMLSHRNVLSQALALENDYSFSPEERTLSFLPWAHVFGQGGELHALIQLGYSTAFAEGVPQIVQNLSEVKPTMLMSVPRIFNRIYDSIQGKITHSPWPIRYIYHRGMDAAAKIKNNESLDMAEKVLYKLADILIFSKVRAKFGGHLKYAVSGGAALDPEVAHFMDRLGITVYEGYGLTETSPMISTNSPSHMKIGTVGKPVYGVQVKLDSSQLGETKNSHDGEIVCYGPNVMQGYLGDEEATKKAFTEDGGLRTGDVGHFDDEGFLVITGRIKEQYKLQNGKWVVPSPIEDKLALSPYVGAAMVYGNQREYNIAILSVNLDEVVTYAVKRGIQFRNSDKPEPSEIQMTLSHPTIQDLFETVLNKQTESCREYEKPRKFVLSSEEWSPGTGLTTQTFKLKRMAIAARYADQIDRLFSEDDVFAYSNHAIFKGQGAGT from the coding sequence TTGGTCGCTACAGCAAGTCAAAACATCCCGAATGAAGTAGAAATCGAGTATCAGAACCTGGTTGAGATGCAGGAGCGATCTTGCGTTCGCTGGGGTAAAAAAACCATGTTTGGTACCAAGAGAGATGGCGAGTGGGTCTGGATTAATTTTGACGATTTTGCAGAACTGGTGAAGCACGTGCGTGGTGGTCTTCAAGCTCTCAACATTGAGCCTGGGGATAAGGTGGGGATCATCTCGCGGAACTGCGTTGAGTGGGCTGTGGTCTGCTATGCATCTCTCGGTTTGGGAGCTGCCATTGTGCCAATGTATGAGTCTCAAAGCAGTGCCGATTGGGAATACATCATCAATCACAGCGGTGTGAAAGTCGTTTTTACGCAGAACTCGGTGATCTTTGATGTGATTGAGAAGGCGAAGTCGAAACTCCCTCATGTTAAGGGGTTGGTTAATATGACGGGGAGCGTTCAGGATAAGCGTAGCTTTATCCACCTTCTCGAATCCGGTAAATCATCACCCGTGGAAAGCTATGCAGGTGCCTTAGAAGACCTGGCCTTGGTTATTTATACCTCAGGTACAACAGATAAACCCAAAGGGGTCATGCTGAGCCATAGAAATGTACTTTCTCAGGCACTGGCCTTAGAAAACGATTATAGTTTTAGTCCCGAGGAGCGAACGCTTTCATTTTTACCGTGGGCTCACGTTTTTGGGCAAGGAGGTGAGCTGCATGCTTTGATCCAATTGGGCTATTCTACCGCCTTTGCTGAAGGTGTTCCCCAGATTGTACAGAACTTGTCCGAAGTGAAGCCGACGATGCTGATGTCAGTGCCTCGGATATTTAATCGCATCTATGACTCAATCCAAGGCAAGATAACCCATAGCCCGTGGCCGATTCGATACATCTATCACCGAGGGATGGATGCTGCAGCCAAGATAAAAAATAATGAGTCTTTAGATATGGCTGAGAAGGTCTTGTATAAGCTGGCTGATATTCTGATCTTCAGCAAAGTTCGGGCGAAATTTGGTGGTCATCTCAAATATGCAGTTTCCGGTGGAGCTGCACTGGATCCAGAGGTGGCGCACTTCATGGATCGTCTTGGGATCACTGTATACGAGGGCTATGGGCTTACAGAAACGAGTCCGATGATTTCCACCAATAGCCCGTCTCATATGAAGATCGGGACAGTGGGTAAGCCCGTGTATGGCGTTCAGGTTAAGCTAGATAGCAGTCAGCTAGGAGAAACAAAAAACTCTCATGATGGTGAGATTGTTTGCTATGGACCCAATGTCATGCAAGGGTACTTAGGTGATGAAGAAGCCACTAAAAAAGCTTTTACAGAAGATGGCGGGCTCCGTACCGGTGATGTTGGACATTTTGATGATGAAGGTTTTCTTGTGATAACTGGTCGCATCAAGGAACAGTACAAACTTCAGAATGGCAAGTGGGTGGTACCCAGTCCCATAGAAGACAAGCTTGCTCTCAGCCCGTATGTGGGAGCTGCGATGGTGTATGGGAATCAGAGGGAGTATAACATTGCGATTCTTTCCGTAAATCTTGATGAAGTTGTAACCTACGCTGTAAAGCGCGGCATTCAGTTTCGCAATTCCGATAAACCAGAGCCATCCGAAATACAAATGACCCTATCCCACCCAACGATTCAAGATCTTTTTGAGACAGTTTTGAATAAGCAAACGGAGTCTTGCCGAGAATACGAAAAGCCGCGAAAATTCGTGCTTAGTTCAGAAGAGTGGAGTCCTGGTACCGGCCTAACGACCCAAACCTTTAAGTTAAAGAGAATGGCCATTGCCGCTCGGTATGCCGATCAAATAGACCGTCTTTTTTCTGAAGATGATGTGTTTGCTTATTCAAATCACGCGATTTTCAAGGGGCAAGGGGCGGGAACTTAG
- a CDS encoding type I restriction-modification system subunit M: protein MKIDQNEVNSILWKACDTFRGTVDPSAYKDYILVMLFIKYISDVWDEHYEELQKKFGDNKDRIESRLKKERFYIPEGCTFNELFAQRNETKIGSIINMALEAIEDANKVKLEGVFRNIDYNSEANLGSTKERNKRLKELLEDFNDERLNLRPSRVGNLDVIGNAYEYLIANFAAGAGKKAGEFYTPAEVSELVAELVDPKKGERICDPACGSGSLLIKCANQIKDTRDFALYGQEINSGTWALAKMNMFLHGTDSAHIEKGDTLNHPQLKEDDKLMKFDVVVANPPFSLDKWGAEKAGDDVYKRYHRGIPPKTKGDYAFISHMIETINRDNGRVGVVVPHGVLFRGSTEGKIRTKLIEENLLDAVIGLPPNLFFGTGIPAAILLFKQGRDDDTVLFIDAKEGFEKGTNQNRLRVEDIEKIVKTYQDRESIDKYSYLATCDEIKENDYNLNIPRYVDIFEEEEEIDINGVQREIKIIESELKDTQLKMQEYLKELGYEV from the coding sequence ATGAAAATCGATCAGAATGAAGTGAATAGTATTTTATGGAAAGCCTGCGACACCTTTCGCGGTACGGTCGACCCATCGGCCTACAAAGACTATATCTTGGTGATGCTGTTTATCAAATACATCAGCGATGTTTGGGATGAGCACTATGAGGAGCTACAAAAAAAGTTCGGTGACAATAAGGATCGTATTGAATCACGACTAAAGAAAGAACGATTCTATATACCGGAAGGTTGTACTTTCAATGAGCTATTTGCCCAGAGAAACGAAACTAAGATCGGCTCTATCATTAACATGGCTCTTGAAGCTATCGAAGATGCCAACAAGGTTAAGTTAGAAGGCGTTTTCCGCAATATTGACTACAACTCTGAGGCCAATCTTGGCTCCACAAAAGAACGTAACAAACGACTAAAAGAACTTCTTGAAGACTTCAACGACGAGCGCCTCAATCTAAGGCCTTCTCGTGTTGGTAATCTTGATGTCATCGGCAATGCCTATGAGTATCTCATTGCAAACTTTGCGGCTGGGGCTGGAAAGAAGGCTGGTGAATTTTATACTCCTGCGGAGGTATCTGAGCTAGTAGCCGAGCTTGTTGATCCGAAAAAAGGCGAACGAATCTGCGATCCTGCTTGCGGGTCTGGCTCTTTGTTGATTAAGTGTGCCAATCAAATCAAGGATACCAGAGACTTTGCCCTTTACGGCCAGGAAATAAACTCGGGAACTTGGGCACTTGCCAAGATGAATATGTTCCTTCATGGAACGGACTCGGCTCACATTGAAAAGGGTGATACCCTTAATCATCCTCAGCTAAAAGAAGATGACAAGCTTATGAAATTCGATGTGGTCGTCGCCAATCCACCCTTCTCACTAGATAAGTGGGGAGCTGAGAAGGCAGGTGATGATGTCTATAAACGCTATCATCGTGGAATTCCTCCCAAGACTAAAGGCGATTATGCCTTTATCTCCCATATGATTGAGACTATCAATCGCGACAATGGCCGTGTAGGCGTCGTTGTTCCTCATGGTGTCCTTTTCAGAGGTTCTACTGAGGGGAAGATACGAACTAAATTGATTGAAGAGAATCTATTAGACGCCGTTATAGGATTGCCTCCCAATCTATTTTTCGGAACAGGCATCCCGGCCGCTATTTTGCTGTTTAAGCAAGGACGTGATGACGATACGGTTCTGTTTATCGATGCCAAAGAAGGATTCGAGAAAGGCACGAATCAAAATAGGTTGAGAGTGGAAGATATAGAGAAGATTGTAAAGACCTATCAGGATAGAGAATCAATCGATAAATACTCATATCTGGCTACCTGTGATGAAATAAAGGAAAACGACTATAACTTAAATATACCCCGGTATGTTGATATTTTTGAAGAAGAAGAAGAAATCGATATAAATGGAGTTCAAAGGGAAATAAAGATTATTGAATCCGAGCTTAAGGATACCCAGTTGAAAATGCAGGAATACTTGAAGGAGCTTGGATATGAGGTCTAA
- a CDS encoding restriction endonuclease subunit S codes for MTKLSELCDIQMGYTLRGRLEPDPKGEYCFLQPRAISSNLEIDRNELQRAPFSGKSSDSVLIPGDIIFISKGPRIGAIYLKQVPPNTVATSHFIIIRTNSKKILPEYLAWYLNNRTGEYFRKNREGTAIQQIKVNVLKESVIEILDLEQQQQIVDLGNLVKKERQLLEKLADRKEQLINSIQQSFFTK; via the coding sequence ATGACGAAGCTCAGTGAATTGTGTGACATACAAATGGGATATACATTAAGGGGGCGATTAGAGCCAGACCCGAAGGGAGAATACTGCTTTCTTCAGCCACGGGCGATCAGCTCAAACCTTGAGATTGATAGAAATGAACTGCAGCGAGCGCCTTTTTCAGGGAAGAGTTCAGATAGCGTGCTCATCCCTGGTGATATCATTTTTATCAGCAAAGGCCCAAGGATCGGAGCCATTTATCTCAAACAAGTTCCGCCCAATACAGTCGCTACAAGTCACTTTATTATCATCCGAACCAATTCCAAGAAAATTCTACCAGAATATCTAGCCTGGTACTTAAATAATAGAACAGGCGAGTATTTCAGAAAGAATAGGGAGGGAACCGCCATTCAGCAAATCAAAGTCAATGTACTCAAAGAGTCCGTTATAGAAATCCTCGATTTAGAGCAGCAGCAGCAAATTGTAGACCTTGGAAATCTAGTGAAAAAGGAACGTCAATTGCTGGAGAAACTCGCTGATAGAAAAGAACAGCTTATCAATAGCATTCAGCAGTCATTTTTTACCAAGTAA
- the rpsD gene encoding 30S ribosomal protein S4 produces the protein MARYSGPRLRIMRALGVQLPGLSRKQWDARKPYPPGMHHGRHRKKLSVFGTQLQEKQKLRFNYGLGEKQFRRVVAMSFQKRGNPGENLLQFLERRLDNAIFRAGFAPTIPAARQLVVHGHVRINGKRVNKPSFLIKAGHEISLSEKASKFTHVEASLENPAIVRPEWLGVDAAKKTASVVAVPDHESVPFPIEINHIVEFYSK, from the coding sequence ATGGCTCGATACAGCGGCCCTCGTCTCAGAATCATGAGGGCACTCGGTGTTCAGCTTCCAGGTCTTTCTCGTAAGCAATGGGATGCTAGAAAACCATACCCACCAGGGATGCACCACGGACGTCATAGAAAAAAACTTAGCGTCTTCGGCACTCAGTTGCAAGAAAAGCAAAAGCTTCGCTTCAACTATGGTTTGGGTGAAAAACAATTCCGTCGCGTAGTGGCAATGTCTTTCCAGAAGCGCGGAAACCCCGGTGAAAACCTTCTTCAGTTCTTGGAGCGTCGTCTAGACAACGCCATCTTCAGAGCAGGTTTCGCACCAACAATTCCAGCTGCTCGTCAGCTCGTTGTTCACGGCCACGTTCGTATCAACGGAAAGCGTGTTAACAAGCCTTCGTTCCTCATCAAAGCAGGACACGAAATCAGTCTTTCTGAAAAGGCTTCTAAGTTTACACACGTTGAAGCGTCTCTCGAAAACCCAGCCATCGTTCGACCTGAGTGGCTAGGTGTGGATGCAGCAAAGAAAACTGCTTCAGTAGTTGCTGTTCCTGATCACGAGTCGGTTCCATTCCCAATTGAAATCAATCATATTGTGGAATTCTACTCCAAATAG
- a CDS encoding helix-turn-helix domain-containing protein produces the protein MSQVLENPKINANYNRLIDDLELARKKRNWSQGEIAKRAKISIRAYKKLIAKKSLPSLETFLKVLIALGMTEEFFDLANPAKDSFGLSLDRIRHGKKQKASDDNLDF, from the coding sequence ATGTCTCAAGTCCTTGAAAATCCAAAGATAAATGCCAACTACAACAGGTTGATCGATGATTTGGAACTAGCAAGGAAGAAGCGCAACTGGTCCCAAGGGGAAATTGCAAAACGGGCAAAAATCTCGATCAGAGCTTACAAGAAGCTCATTGCGAAAAAGTCACTTCCGAGTTTGGAAACATTTCTCAAAGTGCTCATAGCCTTGGGAATGACAGAGGAGTTCTTTGATTTAGCCAATCCGGCAAAAGACAGCTTTGGTTTGAGCTTAGATCGTATTCGCCATGGAAAAAAGCAAAAAGCTTCGGACGACAATCTCGATTTTTAG
- a CDS encoding type II toxin-antitoxin system HipA family toxin — MDTKNIIVHIWLEGQSEPVPCGRLQYTYDGRNSISEFTYGKRYLERDNAIPIDPIQLPLKERTFTTEEGFDLPGAIRDASPDGWGRHVLSRLKGVQELSEIEYLCLADPEDRFGALGFGISPEQLGGFDEDFEKIRLENQGAKISSNDDFLDMLDHIEDLIKFEKTDENKNLAQYFFRGTSLGGARPKATVRIGNEYWLAKFPREDDPSPVTKYEYVMMELGRKLGLNVPETKLIEVAGRAIYLIKRFDRSPIADQGAKKIHAVSALTAIGASERDYGIWGYQDLDRFLQQYGENYIADQKELLGRIALNIATSNTDDHLRNHSFLYQGGKFSLSPLYDVCPVVQDQTTLKNLYLKIGSNGREATYDNLRSYGSLVGVEELHVVEILEKLDEVLGAGFRDLIEKVSLSKLETEALTTQLRKP; from the coding sequence ATGGATACAAAAAACATTATTGTGCATATCTGGCTTGAAGGACAATCAGAACCTGTACCTTGCGGTAGGCTCCAATATACCTACGATGGCCGTAACTCAATTTCTGAGTTCACCTATGGTAAGCGCTATTTGGAAAGAGATAACGCCATTCCCATAGATCCTATCCAGCTCCCTCTTAAGGAGAGAACTTTTACCACAGAAGAAGGCTTCGACCTACCAGGAGCAATCCGAGACGCTTCCCCAGATGGCTGGGGGCGTCATGTTCTTTCACGCCTAAAGGGCGTCCAAGAGCTATCTGAAATTGAGTATCTCTGCCTCGCAGATCCAGAGGATAGATTTGGTGCATTGGGATTTGGTATCAGCCCAGAGCAATTAGGTGGCTTCGATGAAGATTTTGAGAAGATCCGACTAGAAAATCAGGGAGCGAAGATCTCTAGCAACGATGACTTTCTCGATATGCTGGATCATATCGAGGATTTGATCAAATTTGAGAAAACCGATGAGAACAAGAATCTTGCCCAATACTTCTTTAGAGGAACTTCTCTTGGAGGGGCGAGGCCAAAAGCCACTGTGCGGATCGGCAATGAGTATTGGCTGGCAAAGTTCCCCCGTGAGGATGATCCTTCGCCCGTCACTAAGTATGAATATGTGATGATGGAACTTGGTCGTAAACTTGGCCTTAATGTTCCTGAGACGAAACTCATCGAGGTCGCTGGCCGAGCTATATATCTTATTAAGCGGTTTGATCGCAGCCCTATTGCCGATCAAGGCGCTAAAAAAATCCATGCAGTCTCTGCTTTGACAGCCATAGGGGCTAGCGAGAGGGATTATGGAATATGGGGATATCAGGACCTTGATCGTTTTCTCCAACAGTACGGTGAGAACTATATCGCAGATCAAAAGGAGCTGTTAGGAAGGATTGCTCTGAATATCGCTACGTCGAATACCGATGATCATCTGAGAAATCACTCTTTCTTGTATCAAGGTGGTAAATTTTCGTTATCACCTCTTTACGACGTTTGTCCGGTTGTACAGGATCAGACTACCCTAAAGAACCTTTATCTTAAGATTGGGTCCAATGGCAGGGAAGCGACCTACGACAACTTACGATCCTACGGTTCTTTGGTTGGCGTCGAAGAACTCCACGTGGTTGAGATCTTAGAAAAACTGGATGAGGTCCTAGGGGCGGGATTTCGTGATTTGATTGAAAAGGTTTCCCTATCAAAGCTAGAAACTGAGGCCCTGACTACCCAACTTCGTAAACCTTAG
- a CDS encoding restriction endonuclease subunit S, which produces MRSNLNTVKVSTILERVQTKVDVEPDKLYREIGIRSHGKGIFHKEETSGKDIGNKRVFHIESDCLVLNIVFAWEQAVAKTTTNEVGMIASHRFPMYSPVQGKVDLDYLLYYFKSPIGKYKLGLASPGGAGRNKTLGQKEFNELELKLPTYPEQKKIAQILSTWDKAIAQLETLIELKEKRKRGLMRYRLDVGNGKGSMYRFEDIVSWTQLGTTSRGISSGGKAKKLVKMGNLNWGGLNLEKIEDIEGKEQELEAFCLKPGDLLFNTRNTPELVGKSAVWKLSCSQYVFDNNINRIRFKDGFRPEYICSLLSNGHGKARLKAIAVGSTSVAAIYWKDLKRLKMSIPQSSFQVKTVELFELLQNEIDEGKRLKSKIEMQKKALMQQLLTGKKRVKLDEVDHG; this is translated from the coding sequence ATGAGGTCTAATTTAAACACTGTTAAAGTATCAACTATACTCGAAAGAGTTCAAACGAAGGTAGATGTTGAGCCGGACAAGCTTTACAGGGAAATTGGAATCCGCTCGCATGGGAAGGGCATTTTTCATAAAGAAGAAACCTCTGGGAAAGATATTGGTAATAAAAGGGTTTTTCATATTGAATCAGACTGTCTTGTGCTTAATATCGTTTTTGCATGGGAACAAGCTGTAGCGAAAACAACGACAAATGAAGTAGGTATGATCGCCTCGCACCGTTTTCCAATGTACAGTCCAGTGCAAGGAAAAGTAGACCTCGATTATCTACTGTACTATTTTAAATCACCAATTGGGAAGTATAAACTAGGATTAGCCTCTCCGGGAGGTGCTGGAAGAAACAAGACCCTAGGACAAAAAGAATTCAATGAGTTGGAGTTAAAACTTCCAACATATCCAGAACAAAAGAAAATCGCCCAAATCCTCTCCACCTGGGATAAGGCCATTGCTCAGCTAGAAACTTTGATCGAGCTTAAAGAAAAGAGAAAACGGGGGTTGATGCGGTACCGTTTAGATGTCGGAAACGGGAAGGGATCTATGTATAGATTCGAGGATATTGTGTCGTGGACTCAGCTAGGGACCACGAGTAGAGGGATATCTTCTGGTGGCAAAGCTAAGAAGCTTGTAAAGATGGGTAATTTAAACTGGGGGGGATTGAACTTAGAAAAGATTGAAGATATTGAGGGTAAAGAGCAAGAACTAGAGGCATTTTGCCTAAAACCTGGCGATCTTTTATTTAATACAAGGAACACTCCAGAGCTTGTTGGAAAATCAGCCGTCTGGAAATTAAGCTGTTCACAATATGTATTCGATAACAATATTAACAGAATTAGATTTAAAGATGGTTTTAGACCAGAATATATTTGCAGTTTACTTTCCAATGGACATGGCAAAGCGAGATTAAAAGCCATAGCTGTTGGAAGCACTAGCGTAGCAGCAATATACTGGAAGGATCTGAAAAGGCTTAAAATGAGTATTCCTCAATCTAGCTTTCAAGTAAAGACAGTAGAGCTTTTTGAACTGCTTCAAAATGAAATTGATGAAGGGAAGAGGCTAAAATCTAAAATAGAAATGCAAAAAAAAGCCCTAATGCAACAACTCCTAACCGGCAAAAAGAGAGTCAAACTAGACGAGGTCGATCATGGATAA